A single region of the Streptomyces sp. NBC_01262 genome encodes:
- a CDS encoding MurR/RpiR family transcriptional regulator, which yields MDTAERAAADSPADDGAARLMKLFEAHRLTPTQRRIAHCLVRRAADAPFLSSVEVAELAGVSQPSVTRFAVALGYDGYPALRKHLREVVPPGTAQGAPADSYNEYQEAVHAEIENLRHLAALLADPGPVARAGTLLAASRPLLVLGLRAASAQAGGFAYFAAKVHPDVRLIDEGGTMLADRVDAAVRAGATALLCFALPRHPREVVDALAYAKAAGLTVITVADSTFAPVAAHSDLLLPAAVGTGLAFDTACSPMLLGRVLLEAMCDGLPDAQARLEEFDARAAARSLFVE from the coding sequence ATGGACACGGCGGAGCGGGCGGCGGCGGACAGCCCGGCGGACGACGGTGCCGCGCGGCTGATGAAGCTCTTCGAGGCCCACCGCCTCACGCCCACCCAGCGGCGCATCGCCCACTGTCTCGTCCGGCGGGCCGCCGACGCGCCCTTCCTGTCCAGCGTCGAGGTTGCCGAGCTGGCCGGGGTCAGCCAGCCCTCGGTGACCCGCTTCGCCGTGGCCCTCGGTTACGACGGCTACCCCGCGCTGCGCAAGCACCTGCGCGAGGTCGTCCCGCCCGGCACCGCGCAGGGGGCGCCCGCGGACTCGTACAACGAGTACCAGGAAGCCGTCCACGCCGAGATCGAGAACCTCCGCCACCTCGCCGCCCTGCTCGCCGACCCCGGGCCCGTGGCCCGCGCCGGCACCCTGCTCGCGGCCTCCCGGCCGCTCCTCGTACTCGGCCTGCGCGCGGCGAGCGCCCAGGCGGGCGGCTTCGCCTACTTCGCCGCCAAGGTCCACCCCGACGTCCGGCTGATCGACGAGGGCGGCACGATGCTCGCCGACCGCGTCGACGCGGCCGTACGCGCCGGGGCCACCGCCCTGCTGTGCTTCGCCCTGCCGCGCCATCCGCGCGAGGTCGTGGACGCCCTCGCCTATGCCAAGGCCGCCGGCCTGACCGTCATCACCGTCGCCGACAGCACCTTCGCGCCCGTCGCCGCCCACTCCGACCTGCTGCTCCCGGCAGCCGTCGGCACCGGCCTCGCCTTCGACACCGCGTGCTCCCCGATGCTGCTGGGGCGGGTGCTGCTGGAAGCCATGTGCGACGGACTGCCGGATGCGCAGGCACGGCTTGAGGAGTTCGACGCACGGGCGGCGGCCCGGAGCCTCTTCGTGGAGTGA
- a CDS encoding LAETG motif-containing sortase-dependent surface protein produces the protein MRIPFLRRAAATVAAPAAALVLAIGGLAALTTPAHAADGPALRLNVASENVGLPIPTTPGDTQVSWGVTNDGPGTANDVKISLDLSDVIDWVTTDVTVPADHIYTWDRGDVTTAQGTGGLLDVNAKAGTPLGTTGIVTLSGTSSNGTFAGDIKVRLTVGTTDLVVNKLSKRTGDKPGSTIDEPVTISNTGTLPANGVQLRLRTTVGLAYAERYSNCVYGTVSENNFNMTNQALCTFDTVIEPGKAYKLSEPVGLDVTKQALFELFGDQAFPVTDATTSKADGPTLSLVPAGTADTGGIPANHQTIDADNTADMVGVGDTADGKPGDVVKVTVALRNDGPGWVAINANDDQPALLVTIPTGTTAVEIPEHCSVWSEDAKSATGEQTPGKPKYVCQSSPSEYAVGEARKFTFGLKIKANTTVTTIGEVRATTAFDNELTFDDNKANDTAAITVTVSSSTGGNQPDTQAGTGSELAETGGSSATPWIAAGGALALVVGAVLFGSVRLRRRRA, from the coding sequence ATGAGAATCCCATTCCTGCGCCGTGCGGCGGCGACAGTGGCCGCGCCGGCGGCCGCGCTCGTGCTGGCGATCGGCGGCCTCGCCGCGCTCACCACACCCGCCCACGCCGCCGACGGGCCGGCCCTGAGACTCAACGTCGCCAGCGAGAACGTCGGCCTGCCCATCCCGACGACGCCCGGCGACACCCAGGTCAGCTGGGGCGTGACCAACGACGGTCCGGGCACCGCGAATGACGTGAAGATCAGCCTCGACCTGAGCGATGTCATCGACTGGGTCACCACGGACGTCACCGTCCCGGCGGACCACATCTACACGTGGGACCGCGGCGACGTCACCACGGCCCAGGGCACCGGCGGACTCCTCGACGTGAACGCCAAGGCCGGCACCCCGCTCGGCACCACCGGCATCGTGACCCTGAGCGGTACGTCGTCCAACGGCACGTTCGCCGGTGACATCAAGGTGCGGCTCACCGTCGGCACCACCGACCTGGTGGTCAACAAGCTTTCCAAGCGCACCGGCGACAAGCCCGGCAGCACCATCGACGAGCCGGTCACGATCAGCAACACCGGCACCCTGCCCGCGAACGGCGTGCAGCTGCGGCTGCGCACCACCGTCGGCCTCGCCTACGCCGAGCGGTACTCCAACTGCGTGTACGGGACGGTGTCCGAGAACAACTTCAACATGACGAACCAGGCGCTGTGCACCTTCGACACGGTCATCGAGCCCGGCAAGGCCTACAAGCTCAGTGAGCCGGTCGGCCTGGACGTGACCAAGCAGGCGCTGTTCGAACTCTTCGGCGACCAGGCCTTCCCGGTCACCGACGCGACCACCTCGAAGGCCGACGGCCCCACGCTGTCCCTCGTCCCCGCGGGAACCGCCGACACCGGTGGCATACCCGCCAACCACCAGACCATCGACGCCGACAACACCGCCGACATGGTCGGGGTCGGCGACACCGCCGACGGCAAGCCCGGTGACGTGGTGAAGGTGACCGTGGCCCTGCGCAACGACGGCCCCGGCTGGGTCGCTATCAACGCGAACGACGACCAGCCCGCGCTGCTGGTGACCATCCCCACCGGCACCACGGCGGTGGAGATACCCGAGCACTGCAGCGTCTGGTCGGAGGACGCCAAGTCCGCGACCGGGGAACAGACGCCCGGCAAGCCGAAGTACGTCTGCCAGTCCTCCCCGTCCGAGTACGCGGTCGGAGAGGCCCGGAAGTTCACCTTCGGCCTGAAGATCAAGGCGAACACCACGGTCACCACCATCGGTGAGGTCCGTGCCACCACGGCCTTCGACAACGAGCTGACCTTCGACGACAACAAGGCGAACGACACCGCTGCGATCACGGTCACGGTGTCGTCCTCCACCGGCGGCAACCAGCCCGACACCCAGGCGGGCACCGGGTCGGAGCTGGCCGAGACCGGCGGCAGCAGTGCCACGCCCTGGATCGCCGCCGGGGGCGCGCTCGCGCTCGTCGTCGGCGCGGTGCTCTTCGGCTCCGTACGGCTGCGGCGCAGGCGCGCGTAA
- a CDS encoding diaminopimelate decarboxylase, producing the protein MSDLVERRGQAMLAAVEQGLTGAEQPVAGLLDLDGIRETARELHAAFATEGVEVQHTFAVKAAALVPVLRVLGEEGIGAEVASPGELAIARAAGVPAARIVLDSPAKTHGELQEALALGIALNADNPKELARLDKLVRPGSPPASPLGLRVNPQVGGGSIGATSTATATSKFGFALRDEGAEDWVVQAYLDRPWLTRLHTHTGSQGVPLELMATGVRAAYELAERINAAAGRQQVTTIDIGGGLPVNYDSDDFRPAYRDYADVLRAAVPGLFSGRYGLVTEFGRSLLAKSGVILARVEYAKSAGGRPIAVTHAGVQVATRTVLVPDVWPLRVLALDPKGRPKDGPPVVQDVAGPCCFAGDLVARGRELPLLEEGDWVALLDTGAYAFSTHYGYNSLPRPGIYGFQVDGSGAVRFSVVRRPQTLAELVAESGG; encoded by the coding sequence ATGAGTGATCTCGTGGAACGGCGCGGACAGGCGATGCTCGCGGCGGTCGAGCAGGGGCTGACCGGCGCGGAGCAGCCCGTCGCGGGGCTGCTCGACCTGGACGGCATCCGGGAGACGGCGCGGGAGCTGCACGCCGCTTTCGCCACGGAGGGCGTCGAGGTGCAGCACACCTTCGCGGTCAAGGCGGCCGCCCTGGTGCCGGTGCTGCGCGTGCTGGGCGAGGAGGGGATCGGGGCCGAGGTCGCGAGCCCCGGCGAACTGGCCATCGCCCGCGCGGCCGGCGTCCCGGCCGCCCGCATCGTGCTCGACTCCCCCGCGAAGACGCACGGCGAGCTCCAGGAGGCGCTCGCCCTCGGCATCGCCCTCAACGCCGACAATCCGAAGGAGCTGGCCCGCCTGGACAAGCTGGTCCGCCCGGGCTCCCCGCCCGCGTCCCCGCTCGGGCTGCGGGTCAACCCCCAGGTCGGCGGCGGCTCGATCGGCGCCACCAGCACGGCGACGGCCACCTCCAAATTCGGCTTCGCCCTACGGGACGAGGGCGCCGAGGACTGGGTCGTCCAGGCCTACCTCGACCGCCCCTGGCTCACCCGGCTGCACACCCACACCGGCTCGCAGGGCGTGCCGCTGGAGCTGATGGCGACCGGCGTACGGGCCGCGTACGAGCTGGCCGAGCGGATCAACGCCGCCGCCGGGCGGCAGCAGGTCACCACCATCGACATCGGCGGCGGCCTGCCCGTCAACTACGACTCGGACGACTTCCGGCCCGCCTACCGCGACTACGCGGACGTGCTGCGCGCCGCCGTCCCCGGGCTCTTCAGCGGCCGCTACGGGCTCGTCACCGAGTTCGGGCGCTCGCTCCTGGCCAAGTCCGGCGTCATCCTCGCCCGCGTCGAGTACGCCAAGTCCGCCGGCGGCCGGCCCATCGCCGTGACCCACGCCGGAGTCCAGGTCGCCACGCGTACGGTCCTCGTCCCGGACGTCTGGCCCCTGCGCGTGCTCGCGCTCGACCCCAAGGGCCGCCCCAAGGACGGCCCGCCCGTCGTCCAGGACGTCGCCGGGCCCTGCTGCTTCGCCGGGGACCTCGTCGCGCGGGGGCGCGAGCTGCCGCTGCTGGAGGAGGGCGACTGGGTCGCCCTCCTCGACACGGGCGCGTACGCCTTCTCCACGCACTACGGGTACAACTCGCTGCCGCGGCCCGGGATTTACGGCTTCCAGGTCGACGGGAGCGGTGCGGTGCGCTTCTCGGTCGTCCGGCGGCCGCAGACGCTGGCCGAGCTGGTGGCGGAGAGCGGCGGCTGA